In one Burkholderiales bacterium GJ-E10 genomic region, the following are encoded:
- a CDS encoding methyltransferase type 12: protein MEPLRDPLEQAHATHVSGVLTEAEAMYRNILAAAPDTVPALVNLAAILAASGRLEEASLLEARAYVQPPWDGKPHKILATCHYRLGQFEQAAECYRAWLAEEPDNEIARHHLAACSGQGVPDRAPDRYVATLFDGMAEQFDHRLVSVLGYDGPGVMRALLEGDIPTDRSRDILDAGCGTGLCGPVLAPMARRLTGVDLSQAMLEKARARGVYDRLIHAELTAFLRNRPAGGDPMGFDPTGFDLIVMADALIYFGDLGEVFDVVAGALRPGGRFAFTLELLPQDDGTIPDFALLPSGRYAHSARHWTQRLVERGFRIRRSEAIVIRQEFCQPIHGAAVLAEIPAEVAAAVSP from the coding sequence ATGGAACCCCTTCGCGACCCACTCGAGCAGGCTCACGCGACCCATGTTTCCGGCGTGCTCACCGAAGCCGAGGCGATGTACCGGAACATCCTTGCCGCGGCTCCCGACACCGTTCCCGCGCTCGTCAACCTGGCGGCGATCCTCGCCGCGAGCGGCCGCCTGGAAGAAGCCTCGTTGCTGGAAGCGCGGGCATACGTGCAGCCGCCTTGGGACGGAAAACCGCACAAGATCCTCGCCACCTGTCATTACCGCCTGGGCCAGTTCGAGCAGGCCGCCGAGTGCTACCGCGCATGGCTCGCCGAGGAGCCGGACAACGAGATCGCGCGGCACCATCTCGCGGCATGCAGCGGCCAGGGCGTTCCCGATCGCGCGCCCGACCGCTACGTTGCGACCTTGTTCGACGGCATGGCCGAACAATTCGATCACCGGCTCGTTTCCGTACTGGGCTACGATGGTCCCGGGGTCATGCGAGCCCTGCTCGAGGGCGACATCCCGACCGACAGGTCGCGCGACATCCTCGACGCCGGGTGCGGCACCGGTCTGTGCGGCCCGGTGCTGGCCCCGATGGCACGTCGACTGACCGGGGTCGACCTGTCGCAGGCGATGCTGGAAAAAGCCCGGGCGCGCGGCGTCTACGATCGGCTGATCCACGCCGAACTGACGGCATTCCTGCGGAACCGGCCCGCCGGGGGCGATCCGATGGGCTTCGATCCGACCGGCTTTGATTTGATCGTCATGGCCGACGCGCTCATCTACTTCGGCGATCTGGGCGAGGTGTTCGATGTCGTCGCCGGGGCGCTGCGCCCGGGGGGCCGGTTCGCATTCACGCTCGAACTCCTGCCGCAAGACGACGGCACCATTCCGGACTTCGCGCTCCTCCCCTCCGGGCGGTATGCGCACAGTGCACGACACTGGACGCAACGCCTCGTCGAGCGGGGCTTCCGCATCCGGCGCAGCGAAGCGATCGTGATCCGCCAGGAGTTCTGCCAGCCGATCCATGGTGCCGCGGTACTCGCCGAGATTCCCGCCGAGGTTGCCGCCGCCGTGTCGCCATGA